One genomic window of Lagenorhynchus albirostris chromosome 17, mLagAlb1.1, whole genome shotgun sequence includes the following:
- the CA8 gene encoding carbonic anhydrase-related protein isoform X2, with protein MELHLIHWNSTLFGSIDEAVGKPRGIAIIALFVQIGKEHVGLKAVTEILQDIQYKGKSKTIPCFNPNTLLPDPLLRDYWVYEGSLTIPPCSEGVTWILFRYPLTISQLQIEEFRRLRTHAKGAELVEGCDGILGDNFRPTQPLSDRVIRAAFQ; from the exons CTCCACCTGATACACTGGAACTCCACCTTGTTTGGCAGTATCGATGAGGCTGTGGGGAAGCCCCGTGGAATCGCCATCATTGCCTTGTTTGTTCAG ATCGGAAAAGAACACGTAGGCCTGAAGGCTGTCACTGAAATCCTCCAGGATATTCAATATAAG gGGAAGTCCAAAACAATACCCTGCTTTAATCCTAACACTTTATTACCAG ACCCTCTGCTGCGCGATTACTGGGTCTACGAAGGCTCTCTCACTATTCCGCCCTGCAGTGAAGGTGTTACCTGGATATTATTCCGATACCCTCTAACAATATCCCAGCTACAG attgaaGAATTTCGAAGGCTGAGGACACATGCAAAAGGGGCAGAGCTTGTGGAAGGCTGTGATGGGATTTTGGGAGACAATTTTAGACCCACTCAGCCACTCAGCGACAGAGTCATTAGAGCCGCGTTTCAGTAG